GAGCGGATCGATGATCCAGCGCCCACCGTTGGTCCCCTGGCTCGTGCCGCTCTCCTCGGCCAAAATGCCGGCATCCGGCGTCAGCTCCTTCAAACCCGCGACGACGATCGCTTCCGAGGCGAGGTCCGCCTCGGTGACGATATCGAGCCGGTCCTTGCGCTCGGTCACCAGCGGCGTGCCTTGCATCGCGACCAGCTTGGCCGCGGCCTCACCGACAACGGCCTCTGCGCCAGCCAGCAGGGTCGGAAGACTCGTGGGCCCATCCATCCCCTTGGGTCCATCAATCCCCGGATAATCCCGATCGAGCGCGATTTCGAACGGGCGGCCGTAGTCTCCGATCGGAACAAGATGGCTGCTGATGCCCATGTCGGGCCGCCAACTATGCACGGCAAATGCCGGTGGCTCCATGATGAAGCGATTGCTGCGACCCGGCCGCAGGTCAAGCGCGACCTGATGCGCCGTGCTTGGCGCCACGTAGCCGACCGTCCCGGCGTACCGGACCGTGATCGCGCGGTGATAGTGGCCGCACAGCACGCGTTCGATTTCCGGGTGATCTTCAATGATTGCCTTGAGTGCCGTAGCGTTGAAGAGACGCAATTCATCCATCCCGTCGGCTCCGACGAGGAACGGCGGATGATGAATGATAACGGCCGTCGGCTTGCCGCGTCCAGCCGCGAGCGCGTCGCGTAGCCACGTCTGCCGTGCAGCGCAGAAAGTCCCGTAGGTCTGTCCGGTCTCGACACTGTCGAGGAAGATCAGGCGCACCGGGAAATCGTCCACGACAAAATTGACGAAACCGTCGCGCGGAAGATAGCGGTGGCGAGGGCGGAGGGACTGTAAGAGCTGTTCGCGCCGGTCGTGGTTCCCTGGAATGACGAACACTGGCATCGGGAGCCTGGCGAGGCCAGCGTCGACAATCCTGTATTCCTCGTCGAGCCCACAATCGGTCAGGTCGCCGCTTACGACGACGCAATCGGGCCGCGGATCGAGGCTCAGCACGGCATCGATCGCGTCGTGAAACATCGCATTGGTATCGACGTCACCGTAAGCGGTCCTGCCGCGCGGTCGGACGTGGAAGTCGCTCAACTGGGCAACGATGAACACTGGATTCTCATCTCGAGGAGAAGAGCCGCGGCCGGCGCTTAGACACCTGCCAGCCGATCGCGTATGGCTCACGAACTCTTCATCAGGGCATTGCTTTCCTTGACGATACGCTCGAGCCCGGCGTCGGCGGTCGTCTCGCCGCGCATGACCGCGTTGATGATCTCGCGCTGGGTACGCCAGATCTTCACGGACTGGCGGCCCGGATAGCCCTGCCATGGCCTCGCGCGCTCGAGCTGCTGCGATACGGTGCGGAAGTTCGGGTTCTTGTCATAGAACGGGGCCAGGAATTCGGGGCCGGAAGCGCGCAAGTTGGTCGGCATGTAGCCGGTCGTCTCGACCACGATTTTCTGCGCTTCCGGGCCACTCACGAACTTGAGGAACTCCCAGGCCGCGCGCTGCTTTGCTGGATCTTTCGCCGTGATGATCGCCGCGTTGCCGCCGGTCGGCAGCCCGCCCTTCTGTTTGTCGTCGATCGGGAACGTGCAGGTGCGCAAGGTGAACTTGTCGCCGATCAGGTCCGTGACTTGGCGCAACCGCGCCGGCGTGTCGGCGAAAATGCCGATCTTGCCGGCGATGAACTGCTGGCGCGAAGCGTCCCAATCGATCAGTGGCATCTTGGCGTCGGCGACGAACCGCCGACAGTGGAGCAGAGCCTTTCGCCCGGCCTCATTTCCAAAACCGGCGGCTGTTTCCGAGGCGTCGAGCATCTGCCCGCCGCCTTGCAGGATCAGGGAGCGGAACAGCCAGTCGTCCGGCCAATCATGGATGTTGTAGGCTATGCCGGCGACGTCGGAGCCCTTGTTCTTGATGTTGACGGCGAGCGCGATCATGTCAGTCCAGTTGTCGGGCATCTTGTTCGGATCGCTGCCCGCATCCTTCACGAGTTGCTCGTTGAAATAGATGACCGGCAGCGATGCGTTGAATGCGAGACCGTAGATCTTGCCGTCGACCGCACCGAGCGCCAGGATGCCGTCGGAATAATTGGCCTTGCGCCAGGCGGCGTCCTCTTTCTGGAGCAATGGCGCGACCTCGGTGATCTGGTTGCGCTTCACAAGCGTGCGCACGAGCTCGGCGAGCAGGTGATAGCCGGAGTAGTAGACGTCGGGGAGCTGGTTGGTGACGGCTTGCCGCAGCATGGTCTGGTGGCCCTCGTCATAGCTGGCCGCCGGTGCGCGGAATTGGATCTTGATGCTCGATTGTTGCTTCATGAATTCCTGAGCAATTGGCTCATGGAATTTCGCGAAGGCCGGGAAGGCGTAAAGTACGTCCAGCGTGACATCTTGCGCGTTTGCCGATCTCGCCAGGAACGGACTTGAGAGCGCGGCCGTGCCGGCGGCCGCGGCGTTCTTCAGTAGATCTCGGCGATTCAGCATGATGGCGTCTCCCTCGGCATGGTTGAAGGTCACTTAATTCCGGTCATCGTGATGCCTGCAATGAAGCGCCGTCGCGCGATCAGGAAGGCGATGACGAGCGGCGCCGTGATGATGGTCGCGCCGGCGGCGAGCGCGCCGTAGTTGGAGCCTGACTCGGAATCAGCGAAGTACATCATGCCGAGCGGCGGCGTTGCGAGCTTGGTGTCCGAGACGACGATCAGCGGCCAGTACAGGTCGTTCCAGTGTGCCACGACCGAAAAGATGGAAAACGCTGCGATGGCCGGCCAGGCGCTTGGCACGACGATGCGCCATACGATCTCGAATTCGCCGACACCGTCGAGCCGTGCCGCCTGGATGATCTCGTCCGGATAGGACTTGAAGAATTGGCGGAACAGGAAGATTGCGAAGACCGACAGGAAGAACGGCATCATCATCGAGAGGTAAGTATTGAGGATGCCGAGTTCGGCGAACGCGATGTAGAGTGGCAGCGAGGGCGCCTGGACCGGAATGCACAGCCCGAGCAGGACCAGGGAAAACAGGACCGGCCGCCCGGGGAACTTCAGTTTGGCAAGCGCATAGGCGCACGGGATCGCGACCAGCAGCTGCACGACGAGAATTCCGCCGCAAACGATGAGGCCGTTGAGCAGAAAACGCAGCAGCGGCGCGGTGCTCAGAGCGGCTTCGAAGTTCTGCAATCCGTAGAACTGGCGTGGCCAGAGCCGAAATGTCGCCTCGAAGATCTCGCCTGGCGGCTTGATCGCGCTTGTCAGCATGAATACGAACGGTAGCAGCATGAAGACCGCGCCCCCGATCAAGACCGCATGGACGAGTGCAAGCGACACGAGGCGCCGCAACCGGATCGCGACCGGAGCAGGAGGGCGTGCGATCGTGGCCGATGTGCTCATCAGTAGTGCACCCGCCGGTCGAGGATGAAGGTCTGCAGCACCGAGAACACGAGCGTGAATGCCAGGAAGACCAGCGTGAGGGTCGCCGCATAGCTCATGTGGAAGTATTGAAATCCCTCCAGATAGATCGCGTACAGCAGAACTTCGGATGCGCCGCCGGGGCCGCCACGTGTCATCACCGCAACCGTGTCGAAGATTTTGAACGCCGTGATGAAGGTCGTCACGGTCACGAACATTGTCGTCGGACCAAGCATTGGCCACGTGACTTTCAAGAAGCGGTCAATGGGGTGGCTCGCGCCATCGATATCGACGGCTTCGTAGAGGTCGCGAGGGATCGCTGAGAGGCCGGCGAGGAACAGGACCATATTGAAGCCGACGAGCTGCCAAATGCCGATCGCGGCGAGCGTCGGGATGACGAGGCGCGGCTCGCTCAGGAACGCGGTCTCGGCGAAACCCAGCCCTTTCAGCGTCTGGTTGATCAGCCCGAGGGTTGGATGCAGCAGGAATTGCCACATCGTCGCCATCGCGATGAGCGTCGAGGTCACGGGAAGGAAATAGATCACCTCATAGAGGCTGCGCGTACGGGTGCGCTGATGGATCAGGATCGCAACCAGAAGCGAGATCAGGACGCCGCCGGGGACGACGATCGCCACGTAGAGCAGCGTGTTGACCACCGAGCGCCGGATCACGGGATCTTGCAGCGCCGCGCTGAAGTTCTTGAAGCCGACGAACGAAAAATCGAGTGCGCCCAGCTCGTAATTGGTGAAGCTCAGGAACGCGAGCGCCGCAAGCGGCGCCAGGTTCGTCAAAACCAGCAGGATGAACGCCGGTGCTGCAAAGCCCAGGCCTGCGAGCCGTTCGATCCATTGCTGACGGCGGGCGGGCGCCGCGTCGTCGAGCGGAGTGGCTTGGGCCGCGACCGCGCTCATCGGAGGTCGCCCACGCGGCGCAGGTCGCGGCTACCGGCCGCGTCGCGGCTTTCCACTTCGATGCGACGTCCCTTGCCGTCGAACAGGTGGCAATCGCGTGGTTCGAAGGCGAGCGTGACCTCGCCCTCGGGAATCGGCGTGTCATTGCCGACCCGGCAGAGCACCGCAACGGCCGGAGAGGCCGCGAGGTCGAAATGGAGGATGCTCTCCGAGCCGAGATTTTCGCGACGCCGGAACCTGCACGTGATGGCGCACGGTCCGCTTCCGATCCGCATCGCTTCCGGACGCACGCCAACCATCAGTTCCGGAGTTGGCGCGTTGCGAGCGTCAATCGGCAGCGTCCGGCCAAGCAGCTCGATCTGGCCGGAGGCTCCAACACGTGCCGGGAGCAGATTGATTGCCGGACTGCCGATGAACTGTGCGACCGCGATCGAGGCGGGTCGTTCATAGACGTCGGTGGGCGTGCCGAGCTGGAGGATGTCGCCGTGGTCCATCACGGCAAGGCGATCGGACATGGTCATCGCCTCGACCTGGTCGTGTGTCACATAGATCATCGTGACGCCGAGGCGCGCGTGCAACTCGGTCAACTCGCCGCGCATGTGCACGCGCAGCTTGGCGTCGAGGTTCGATAACGGCTCATCCATCAGGAAAGCTCTGGGATGACGCACCATCGCGCGGCCGAGCGCCACCCGTTGCCTTTGCCCGCCCGAAAGCTGCCCAGGGCGGCGACCAAAGTAGTTTTCGATCCGAAGCTGCTCTGCGACGGCCCGCACGTCCCGAGCGATCTCGTCCATGACGCGTCGGCGGCGGAGCGACAGGTGTCGCGTCAGCGGCAGGCGCTCGAACAGATTGAGGCGCGTCATGGTGAGCGGCAGGGCAATGTTGTCGAATACCGACATGTGGGGATAGAGCGCGTAATTCTGGAACACCATGGCTACTCCGCGCTCGTGCGGCCGCAGATGGTCGACCGAGGCCTCGCCAATCGATATTGAGCCGCGGTCCTGCGATTCGAGGCCTGCGATGATGCGCAGGAGGGTCGACTTGCCGCATCCGGACGGACCAACGAGTGTTAGAAATTCGCCGTCCGCGATATCGAGATCGATGTTGTTAAGGACGGGCGTGTCCCCGAAGGCCTTGTGAATTCCGCGCAATGTGAGGCCGGCCATGGCAAGTCACGCCTTTGCTTCGCGCGGCGGATAGACCTCGTGCACGACATCATCGATCCAGTAGTCGGTAAGATCGGGAACGCGACGAATGCTCACGTCGATGTTCTCGCCGTTGATATCGTAGATCACTGCTCCGAGCCGTGCGGCGCCGCCCATGGGCGGTGCCAATTTCTCGCCAACCAGAAAGCCGGCCGCCGGGCCCCAAACGTAGTGCGTGCCGTTCAGTCGAATTTCGTGCCAGCGATGCAGATGTCCGCTGGCCACGATCTCCACCCGATAACGATGCACCAAGTCGAGGAGGGCGCGGCGCGGCTCCGGCTTGACCGACCAGTAACCGGTGTCGGCCTCGCCCGGTGAGTCGAGGAAGAGCGGCCGGTGCATGAACCAGGCAAGGCGGCGACCTGCAGCATCCGCCATCGTAGCTTCGAGCCATGCGGCCTGCTGCGCATCCTCCGGACCGCCGCCGAAGATCATCGAGTTGAGCCCGATCAAGCGCCAACAAGCCATATCGCGTACCCATCGGTCGTCACCGAAGTGGCGGCGAAAGCGCGCGAGCCGCTCGTCATTCACCGGCTGATACGGATTACCAACCTCGCCGACGTCGTGATTGCCCGGAACAGTTACGACCGGGACGCCGAGCGACGCCAGCTGGGTCGCGCAATATGCTGCGTCGGCTTCCTGATCGGCAGCATCGACCGTCACGTCGCCGGTATGTATGACGAGATCAGGCTTGTGCTGCGCGATCCAGCGCGCAAGCGGTGCCCAGTTCGCGTGGAAGTGCTGCTTCTTCGGGCTGAGATGTGTATCGGAAATCTGAATAACTCGGACCATGACGCCTCTGCTTGTGGGTCGCGTGTCACGCCGTGCTGGCCGCCGCAGCGGTCGCTCGCTCGAATTGGGGGCGCTGTCTCTCGCCGCGCGGAGTTGGGCGGTCATTGCAATCGTGCGATTGCATGTTTCTGGCGCTCTCCCTGGCTGGTGACGTCGCTCGAGCGGATTATTGTATTTCACTCAACTATACATATGATCAGTAGTGGTGACAAATGTAATTTCGAGATCCCGGTCACGGCGCCCCCGTACAAAACCCTCCGCCCGAACTAGACGAACCCGTCGAACGGTCTGGGGCAGTGACGCCTCGACGTAGTTGCTTCAAATTCGATTGCCGGTCGGCGGATCACGTTCGAGCCCGGCTCGATCAGGCGACGCCGAGGGACGTCATGGCGCCCGAATTCAGTCAGGCTAGGCCTCGCGCTCACGATCCCCGTACGGTGCACAAGCGTTGAACTGACAGCCAAGCTGGCTCCGCTAATTCCTGCGAGACCTACACTTCGGCAACGTGGCGATAGATGCTTGGCGCTTCCATTCTTCGTCACAACGCACAGTGAGAAATGTTCCTTCTCACGAACCAAAGGATTTTCATCATTCTCGCTCGGGCACAGAATTTCCAAGAGAATCGAATGCGCTCTGCGCGCTTTGTGTTGGGCATGGCTCTTCACCGACCATAGCATTTGGCGGGAATATGCTGTCGTATATCGCGCGAGCTTCCTGAATGAGACGAATCCGCTCAAGCTCGGATTTCGGGACAAGCCGAATGATGTCTCCCATGTGCGCTCCCGCTAGGCTGCTTCGTGCGCGCGTCGCCATATCGGAAACGGGTCTGCGAGCTTTGCCCATTCCACGACGTCCATGGCAGGTTTTCCCTGCACGAGACATGCGTCCAAGCGGGCGCGGATCGAATTTTCGTCCATGCCGGCGCCGATAAACACGATTTCCTGACGGCGATCGCCGTAAATGCTGCTCCAGTTTTGTCGAAGTTTCTTGCGCCAAAAAGGATCGTCGGGCCATCGTTCTGCCGGTACGCTGGCCCACCAGAAACCAAGGGCCTGGGTGCGAATGATCGAACCCGCCTGGTTAATTTCACCGA
This genomic stretch from Bradyrhizobium sp. CCGB12 harbors:
- a CDS encoding inositol monophosphatase family protein encodes the protein MFIVAQLSDFHVRPRGRTAYGDVDTNAMFHDAIDAVLSLDPRPDCVVVSGDLTDCGLDEEYRIVDAGLARLPMPVFVIPGNHDRREQLLQSLRPRHRYLPRDGFVNFVVDDFPVRLIFLDSVETGQTYGTFCAARQTWLRDALAAGRGKPTAVIIHHPPFLVGADGMDELRLFNATALKAIIEDHPEIERVLCGHYHRAITVRYAGTVGYVAPSTAHQVALDLRPGRSNRFIMEPPAFAVHSWRPDMGISSHLVPIGDYGRPFEIALDRDYPGIDGPKGMDGPTSLPTLLAGAEAVVGEAAAKLVAMQGTPLVTERKDRLDIVTEADLASEAIVVAGLKELTPDAGILAEESGTSQGTNGGRWIIDPLDGTINYAQGLPWFSVTVAYEVGDETKLGLINAPKVGLTARYLAGQGATIDGVPARVSTTRSLSDAVVSVVLTSHFSQDEIHRTTRVIELLGRVARGVRIVVSGAFEIAMVASGRLDAFVSLKADVVSHAAAMPMVWAGGGRVTTLTGNPCRNDDLDKIASNGLIHEELLSHLHEALR
- a CDS encoding ABC transporter substrate-binding protein, producing the protein MLNRRDLLKNAAAAGTAALSSPFLARSANAQDVTLDVLYAFPAFAKFHEPIAQEFMKQQSSIKIQFRAPAASYDEGHQTMLRQAVTNQLPDVYYSGYHLLAELVRTLVKRNQITEVAPLLQKEDAAWRKANYSDGILALGAVDGKIYGLAFNASLPVIYFNEQLVKDAGSDPNKMPDNWTDMIALAVNIKNKGSDVAGIAYNIHDWPDDWLFRSLILQGGGQMLDASETAAGFGNEAGRKALLHCRRFVADAKMPLIDWDASRQQFIAGKIGIFADTPARLRQVTDLIGDKFTLRTCTFPIDDKQKGGLPTGGNAAIITAKDPAKQRAAWEFLKFVSGPEAQKIVVETTGYMPTNLRASGPEFLAPFYDKNPNFRTVSQQLERARPWQGYPGRQSVKIWRTQREIINAVMRGETTADAGLERIVKESNALMKSS
- a CDS encoding carbohydrate ABC transporter permease; the encoded protein is MSTSATIARPPAPVAIRLRRLVSLALVHAVLIGGAVFMLLPFVFMLTSAIKPPGEIFEATFRLWPRQFYGLQNFEAALSTAPLLRFLLNGLIVCGGILVVQLLVAIPCAYALAKLKFPGRPVLFSLVLLGLCIPVQAPSLPLYIAFAELGILNTYLSMMMPFFLSVFAIFLFRQFFKSYPDEIIQAARLDGVGEFEIVWRIVVPSAWPAIAAFSIFSVVAHWNDLYWPLIVVSDTKLATPPLGMMYFADSESGSNYGALAAGATIITAPLVIAFLIARRRFIAGITMTGIK
- a CDS encoding carbohydrate ABC transporter permease, which produces MSAVAAQATPLDDAAPARRQQWIERLAGLGFAAPAFILLVLTNLAPLAALAFLSFTNYELGALDFSFVGFKNFSAALQDPVIRRSVVNTLLYVAIVVPGGVLISLLVAILIHQRTRTRSLYEVIYFLPVTSTLIAMATMWQFLLHPTLGLINQTLKGLGFAETAFLSEPRLVIPTLAAIGIWQLVGFNMVLFLAGLSAIPRDLYEAVDIDGASHPIDRFLKVTWPMLGPTTMFVTVTTFITAFKIFDTVAVMTRGGPGGASEVLLYAIYLEGFQYFHMSYAATLTLVFLAFTLVFSVLQTFILDRRVHY
- a CDS encoding ABC transporter ATP-binding protein, with product MAGLTLRGIHKAFGDTPVLNNIDLDIADGEFLTLVGPSGCGKSTLLRIIAGLESQDRGSISIGEASVDHLRPHERGVAMVFQNYALYPHMSVFDNIALPLTMTRLNLFERLPLTRHLSLRRRRVMDEIARDVRAVAEQLRIENYFGRRPGQLSGGQRQRVALGRAMVRHPRAFLMDEPLSNLDAKLRVHMRGELTELHARLGVTMIYVTHDQVEAMTMSDRLAVMDHGDILQLGTPTDVYERPASIAVAQFIGSPAINLLPARVGASGQIELLGRTLPIDARNAPTPELMVGVRPEAMRIGSGPCAITCRFRRRENLGSESILHFDLAASPAVAVLCRVGNDTPIPEGEVTLAFEPRDCHLFDGKGRRIEVESRDAAGSRDLRRVGDLR
- a CDS encoding metallophosphoesterase family protein; this encodes MVRVIQISDTHLSPKKQHFHANWAPLARWIAQHKPDLVIHTGDVTVDAADQEADAAYCATQLASLGVPVVTVPGNHDVGEVGNPYQPVNDERLARFRRHFGDDRWVRDMACWRLIGLNSMIFGGGPEDAQQAAWLEATMADAAGRRLAWFMHRPLFLDSPGEADTGYWSVKPEPRRALLDLVHRYRVEIVASGHLHRWHEIRLNGTHYVWGPAAGFLVGEKLAPPMGGAARLGAVIYDINGENIDVSIRRVPDLTDYWIDDVVHEVYPPREAKA